A single genomic interval of Penicillium psychrofluorescens genome assembly, chromosome: 2 harbors:
- a CDS encoding uncharacterized protein (ID:PFLUO_003567-T1.cds;~source:funannotate), whose product MTRTDVQYAHEMARPISRSRASTDSESLSPSKKNGLLSARGVSNVEGRWTAHQNDTHLMPHAPLDLDGAAQKLDPSPALSEQSYSPPDTKHRSSKTSGNLTPEIGAGGQSWNQDSHNLMTASYFNTSSDGLDYRSQKGRPAKTKVHIKPILRRMSRDDAPSASIDLSRSSTEQDGLGIYWNLDRDRRRSESLTGSTYRRTASGLHHRSTSGASQLSTGTGSSISKPGSQYVHPMRQTPSAFTPPLGQSYQASAHESDLEDDSPETESPTLPGSETQRTPMYASSSGPPPRLSLHVQDDSFTRLSGTSQTNIASRPSFGYSRDNGSTLDTASPISRTSLDFAFRSRTRTSTDPISRAVAIQAARQAFEEKEAAKTRRLEKQQIKAEERQTRRREKLSPNRDSAAVHPDQETSEKTKRPPQASPPKSHERQPSASWKSQSKSTWMLFVTWVRTRVFKLRRNARKLR is encoded by the coding sequence ATGACGCGTACGGACGTCCAGTATGCCCATGAGATGGCTCGTCCGATTTCACGGAGTCGTGCCTCGACCGATTCCGAGTCGCTGTCgccgtcgaagaagaatggcCTCCTAAGCGCTCGGGGAGTCTCCAACGTCGAAGGCCGATGGACTGCTCACCAGAATGACACTCATCTGATGCCCCATGCTCCACTTGATCTGGATGGCGCGGCGCAAAAGTTGGACCCGTCCCCTGCCCTCTCCGAACAGTCGTATTCCCCGCCCGATACCAAACACCGCAGTTCGAAGACCTCGGGCAATCTTACGCCAGAGATTGGCGCAGGTGGACAATCATGGAATCAAGATTCTCATAATCTGATGACGGCGTCCTATTTCAATACATCCTCCGATGGATTGGACTATCGATCACAGAAGGGCAGACCAGCCAAGACAAAAGTTCACATCAAACCGATCCTCCGCAGGATGTCCCGGGATGATGCGCCGTCGGCGTCAATTGATCTCTCTCGGTCATCAACCGAGCAGGACGGGTTAGGCATTTATTGGAATCTCGATCGAGATCGGCGCCGGAGTGAGTCGCTCACGGGAAGTACGTACCGAAGAACAGCATCCGGTTTACATCACCGGTCTACCAGTGGGGCGTCTCAGCTTTCCACGGGCACCGGCTCGAGTATTAGCAAGCCGGGGTCGCAATATGTCCACCCTATGCGGCAGACGCCCAGCGCGTTCACACCACCGTTAGGCCAGTCGTATCAAGCGTCGGCCCATGAAAGCGACCTCGAAGATGATAGCCCCGAAACCGAATCTCCAACTTTGCCCGGTTCGGAGACCCAGCGCACCCCGATGTATGCGTCTTCGTCAGGGCCGCCCCCACGACTGTCACTACACGTTCAAGACGATTCCTTTACTCGATTGTCGGGAACTTCACAAACCAACATCGCCAGCCGGCCTTCGTTTGGCTATTCCAGAGACAATGGGAGCACATTGGACACCGCATCTCCGATCTCGAGGACGTCTCTTGACTTTGCCTTTCGATCGCGCACACGGACAAGCACCGACCCCATTTCTCGAGCGGTCGCAATTCAAGCCGCTCGCCAAGCgttcgaggagaaggaagccgCCAAGACTCGCCGGCTTGAGAAACAGCAGATCAAAgcggaagaaagacaaacgCGGCGTCGGGAGAAGCTGTCCCCAAACCGCGACTCGGCGGCTGTACATCCTGATCAAGAGACGTCCGAGAAGACCAAGCGGCCCCCCCAAGCCAGCCCTCCGAAATCCCACGAACGGCAACCCTCAGCATCCTGGAAATCCCAGTCAAAGAGCACCTGGATGCTCTTCGTGACGTGGGTGCGAACCCGGGTGTTTAAGCTGCGACGGAACGCACGAAAGCTTCGCTAG
- a CDS encoding uncharacterized protein (ID:PFLUO_003566-T1.cds;~source:funannotate) — protein sequence MVYDWAGKREICYQMYIQDKKALEDIMEHMRTAYQFAPSKRAFQNQFKRWGFPSKQNPAHKNVELVARIKQLWETNTTQRDMLRILNEEGFDIKERELMRVRAKNRWLLRVPNGMKSQSNAGTRMTHLEDEGLLALQQEVYKNDDGFDDDTSQPPESAGNHSASPGLTPEVIAKRKERLERLKTESAERWASRKRRRRTRGWAGLPADPPGPPRFPSETTIDESKQYLSLDNAMYRQVRDHFQRICEEAGFIKKTAAGPERWQAAKDRLIQESPHLQQVFNTEPNQRDAKTLALDVVCTDVTKRMRTLERRMTIAEAKNALGINPEESRQIRNAFYDILKADHFTSKLEAGDEHWQEMKEQWVRNSELLQRILAPGPADPDHTTEVKKALEVLCRDVMKRLRDEQTKRDPARKRSGEHTGSPNPPLTNNAVGGNMLGNGISNGISTLASQALASAPISANEIGDMQIDPSLLQAANDPSFSANTQHDTGNAFDYVDPMLNPSLLHTPIYLQISPQSQVPGVASKTWAEKLTTRSIDELRQFAAARYPYSTITKIEGIDRDEQGNVIPFLIDEDHELDAYLTHVHGRKASLVLTLGQI from the exons ATGGTGTACGACTGGGCGGGGAAGCGGGAGATCTGCTACCAGATGTATATCCAGGACAAGAAGGCCCTGGAGGATATCATGGAGCACATGCGAACCGCCTATCAGTTTGCGCCGAG TAAACGCGCCTTCCAAAACCAGTTCAAACGCTGGGGTTTTCCGTCGAAACAGAACCCTGCCCACAAAAATGTCGAGCTCGTTGCGCGAATCAAACAGCTCTGGGAGACGAATACAACACAGCGCGACATGCTGCGGATCTTGAATGAGGAGGGCTTCGATATCAAAGAAAGAGAGTTGATGCGTGTGCGCGCAAAAAATCGCTGGCTTCTCCGTGTCCCAAATGGGATGAAGTCCCAGTCTAACGCTGGAACGCGAATGACCCATCTAGAGGACGAAGGCTTGCTTGCACTACAACAGGAAGTATACAAGAATGATGATGGATTCGACGATGACACCTCCCAACCTCCCGAATCAGCTGGTAATCATTCCGCGTCGCCTGGTCTGACGCCTGAGGTGATCGCGAAACGCAAAGAGCGCCTTGAACGTTTGAAGACAGAAAGTGCAGAGCGGTGGGCCTCGAGAAAGCGTCGCCGCCGTACTCGTGGGTGGGCCGGTTTGCCAGCGGACCCCCCGGGGCCTCCACGCTTTCCATCGGAGACCACCATTGATGAGAGTAAGCAGTACCTCAGCCTAGACAACGCCATGTACCGTCAAGTGCGGGATCACTTCCAGCGAATCTGCGAGGAAGCCGGCTTCATTAAAAAAACAGCGGCAGGGCCGGAGCGATGGCAGGCCGCCAAGGACCGATTGATTCAAGAATCCCCCCATCTTCAACAAGTCTTCAATACCGAACCAAACCAGCGCGATGCGAAAACCCTTGCCCTCGATGTAGTCTGCACTGACGTTACGAAACGCATGAGAACACTGGAGCGTCGAATGACGATAGCGGAGGCCAAGAACGCTCTGGGAATCAATCCAGAGGAGAGCCGCCAGATTCGCAACGCCTTCTATGATATTCTCAAAGCGGACCACTTTACTAGCAAGCTGGAGGCGGGCGATGAACACTGGCAGGAGATGAAAGAGCAATGGGTCCGGAATTCTGAACTTCTGCAGCGGATTTTGGCTCCGGGTCCCGCAGACCCCGACCACACTACCGAAGTGAAGAAGGCCCTGGAAGTTCTCTGCCGCGATGTAATGAAACGACTTCGCGACGAACAGACGAAACGAGACCCTGCACGCAAGCGATCCGGCGAGCACACGGGGTCCCCAAATCCCCCTCTCACCAACAATGCTGTTGGGGGGAACATGCTGGGCAATGGGATCAGTAATGGCATTAGCACTCTTGCATCCCAGGCGCTTGCGAGCGCGCCTATCAGCGCAAATGAGATTGGGGATATGCAGATCGACCCTTCTTTACTCCAGGCGGCTAACGACCCGTCCTTTTCAGCAAATACCCAGCATGATACGGGCAATGCATTTGATTACGTGGACCCCATGCTTAACCCAAGCCTCCTCCATACTCCGATCTATCTACAGATCAGTCCCCAGAGCCAGGTGCCGGGGGTAGCATCCAAGACCTGGGCGGAAAAGCTAACGACCAGGTCTATCGACGAGTTGAGGCAATTCGCTGCTGCTCGGTATCCGTACTCAACTATCACCAAGATTGAAGGCATTGATCGAGATGAGCAGGGGAATGTGATCCCATTTCTCATTGACGAAGATCATGAACTGGACGCATACCTGACCCATGTGCATGGAAGAAAGGCGTCACTGGTTTTGACCTTGGGCCAGATTTAG
- a CDS encoding uncharacterized protein (ID:PFLUO_003568-T1.cds;~source:funannotate) has protein sequence MLPVNAVALRALRGFRATPPSLQRRLFSVSTVRPNEKPQQSFKSQLYESTQQRLKRERTEQERYAQLQTQSPGGRYAALMFALVFFSGSAYYLGSLKPAALPKSSTSSLADIDAPPHNVSPSNLQAAWADFIDILGKENVSTALDDLELHAGSDWSSYSHGEKERPFLILYPSSTEEVSRIMKICHQRVIPVTPYSGGTSLEGHFASTRGGVCIDFGRMDRILGLHKRDLDVVVQPAVGWEDLNEELAKDGLFFPPDPGPGAMIGGMVGTGCSGTNAYRYGTMREWVLSLTVVLADGTIIKTRQRPRKSSAGYDLTKLFIGSEGTLGLVTEATLKLTVKPQSQNVAVASFPSIHSAAECVTQVVEAGIPVAGLEILDDVQMKCINASQSTSRQWKESPTLFFKFTGTPVAVKEQIGLVQKIVSKTAGRTFEFARGEEEMQELWSARKQALWSVMAMKRSPEDHVWTTDVAVPMSKLPDIIEATKEDMTQSRLLAGICGHVGDGNFHAIILFNESEKKVAEGVVHRMVKRAVEMEGTVTGEHGVGLVKRDYLEHELGESTVDAMRRLKLAFDPLRLLNCDKVVRTEQPAAGEIKEW, from the exons GATTTAGAGCAACTCCGCCTTCCCTGCAACGCCGACTCTTCAGTGTGTCGACCGTTCGCCCGAACGAAAAGCCGCAGCAGTCGTTCAAAAGCCAGCTGTATGAAAGCACCCAGCAACGACTCAAGCGCGAGCGTACCGAGCAGGAACGATATGCCCAATTACAGACTCAGTCCCCTGGTGGTCGCTATGCGGCCCTCATGTTCG CCTTGGTCTTTTTCTCCGGCAGTGCATACTATCTAGGGTCACTCAAGCCGGCAGCTCTCCCGAAGTCGTCAACAAGCTCGCTTGCGGATATCGACGCTCCCCCACACAATGTCTCGCCCTCCAACCTCCAGGCGGCGTGGGCGGATTTCATCGACATTCTCGGTAAGGAGAATGTCTCCACTGCGCTGGACGACTTGGAATTGCACGCGGGCTCGGATTGGTCGTCTTACTCACAcggggagaaagaaaggcCGTTTCTGATTTTATATCCGTCGAGCACCGAGGAAGTCTCTCGGATAATGAAAATCTGCCACCAACGCGTCATCCCCGTCACGCCGTACTCGGGCGGCACGAGCTTGGAAGGCCATTTTGCCTCGACCAGAGGAGGTGTTTGCATTGATTTTGGTCGTATGGATCGCATTCTGGGGCTTCACAAGCGCGATTTGGATGTGGTGGTGCAGCCGGCCGTCGGATGGGAGGACTTGAAcgaggagctggccaaggatGGCTTGTTCTTTCCCCCCGACCCCGGTCCCGGAGCCATGATCGGAGGCATGGTGGGGACCGGCTGCTCCGGCACCAATGCTTACCGATATGGGACCATGCGTGAGTGGGTTCTCTCATTGACCGTTGTTCTCGCCGATGGAACAATCATCAAGACTCGGCAGCGCCCTCGGAAGTCGAGTGCTGGCTATGATCTCACCAAACTCTTCATTGGGAGCGAGGGTACCCTCGGTCTTGTCACGGAGGCTACGTTGAAGCTCACCGTGAAGCCTCAGAGTCAGAACGTTGCTGTTGCAAGCTTCCCGTCCATTCACAGTGCGGCCGAGTGTGTGACACAGGTGGTGGAGGCAGGAATCCCTGTCGCCGGATTAGAAATTTTGGACGATGTGCAGATGAAGTGCATTAATGCCAGCCAGTCCACCAGCCGGCAGTGGAAGGAGTCGCCTACCTTGTTCTTTAAATTTACCGGCACTCCCGTGGCAGTGAAAGAGCAGATCGGGCTGGTCCAGAAGATTGTGTCTAAAACCGCCGGCCGAACATTTGAGTTCGCTcgcggcgaagaagaaatgcAGGAGCTTTGGAGCGCTCGCAAACAGGCGCTGTGGAGTGTCATGGCGATGAAAAGGAGCCCTGAAGACCATGTCTGGACAACAGACGTAGCAGTCCCGATGAGCAAACTCCCCGATATCATCGAGGCTACGAAAGAAGACATGACGCAGAGCCGGCTGCTGGCCGGAATCTGTGGCCATGTTGGAGATGGCAATTTCCATG CCATTATTCTGTTCAACGAGAGCGAAAAGAAGGTTGCTGAGGGTGTCGTTCATCGAATGGTGAAGCGGGCCGTGGAAATGGAAGGCACAGTAACAGGAGAACATGGAGTTGGCCTTGTCAAACGAGACTATCTCGAGCACGAACTGGGTGAATCCACCGTGGATGCCATGCGCCGG TTGAAACTGGCCTTCGATCCACTCCGTCTGCTCAACTGTGACAAGGTGGTCCGAACAGAGCAACCCGCGGCCggagaaatcaaagaatGGTAA